The following are encoded together in the Streptomyces sp. NBC_01465 genome:
- a CDS encoding agmatine deiminase family protein has translation MLAEWFPHERTWMAWPGPNPTFDNAAGLAEAREAWAAVARAVRAYEPVTMVVGPGQSEGARALLGADVELVERELDDAWMRDIGPTFVTDGAGQLAAVDWTFNGWGAQEWARWEHDAKIGAYVADLAGVETHSSRLVNEGGAIHVDGEGTVLLTETVQLGPERNPDWSREEVEAEIHARLGTTKAIWLPRGLTGDYGEFGTRGHVDIVAAFARPGVVVAHVQPDPAHPDHELCKGIVAQLRAETDAKGRPLEVVEVPAPTVLKDEDGEWVDYSYINHYLCNGGVVLCGFDDPRDEEAAEIFRGLFPDRTVTLVDARTIFAGGGGIHCITQQQPKV, from the coding sequence ATGCTCGCAGAGTGGTTCCCGCACGAGCGGACCTGGATGGCCTGGCCGGGCCCGAACCCCACCTTCGACAACGCCGCCGGTCTGGCGGAAGCGCGGGAGGCGTGGGCGGCCGTGGCGCGCGCTGTCCGTGCGTACGAACCGGTCACGATGGTGGTCGGCCCGGGGCAGTCGGAGGGTGCGCGTGCGCTGCTCGGCGCCGACGTCGAGCTGGTCGAGCGGGAGCTGGACGACGCGTGGATGCGCGACATCGGCCCGACGTTCGTCACGGACGGGGCCGGTCAACTGGCCGCCGTGGACTGGACGTTCAACGGCTGGGGCGCGCAGGAGTGGGCGCGCTGGGAGCACGACGCGAAGATCGGCGCGTACGTCGCCGACCTGGCCGGAGTGGAGACGCACAGCTCCCGCCTGGTGAATGAGGGCGGCGCGATCCACGTCGACGGCGAGGGCACGGTTCTGCTGACGGAGACCGTCCAGCTGGGCCCTGAGCGCAACCCGGACTGGTCGCGCGAGGAGGTCGAGGCGGAGATCCACGCACGGCTCGGCACGACGAAGGCGATCTGGTTGCCGCGCGGACTGACCGGCGACTACGGGGAGTTCGGCACGCGCGGCCACGTCGACATCGTCGCCGCCTTCGCCCGGCCTGGCGTGGTCGTGGCGCACGTCCAGCCCGACCCCGCCCACCCGGACCACGAGCTCTGCAAGGGGATCGTGGCGCAGCTCCGGGCGGAGACGGACGCGAAGGGGCGGCCGCTGGAGGTCGTGGAGGTGCCGGCGCCGACGGTCCTGAAGGACGAGGACGGGGAGTGGGTCGACTACTCGTACATCAACCACTACCTCTGCAACGGGGGAGTGGTCCTGTGCGGCTTCGACGACCCGAGGGACGAGGAGGCGGCGGAGATCTTCCGGGGACTTTTCCCGGATCGCACGGTCACGCTGGTCGACGCACGTACGATCTTCGCAGGTGGGGGAGGCATTCACTGCATCACCCAGCAGCAGCCGAAGGTGTGA
- a CDS encoding urease subunit alpha, with the protein MSEYAAVHGPRAGDRVRLGDSGLVVRVESDAQKPGDEFLAGFGKTARDGLHLKAAAVRETCDVVISNVLVIDAAVGIRKVSIGIREGRIASIGRAGNPDTLDGVDVVVGTGTTIVSGEGMIATAGAVDAHVHLLSPRIMEASLSSGVTTIIGQEFGPVWGVGVNSPWALRHAFNAFDAWPVNIGFLARGSSSDPAPLVEALAEGGASGFKVHEDMGAHTRALDTALRVAEEHDVQVALHSDGLNECLSVEDTLAVLEGRTIHAFHIEGCGGGHVPNVLKMAGVANVIGSSTNPTLPFGRDAVAEHYGMIVSVHDLKTDLPGDAAMARDRIRAGTMGAEDVLHDLGAIGITSSDAQGMGRAGETVRRTFAMAGKMKAELGPMEGDGPDDDNARVLRYMAKLTINPAIAHGLSHEIGSIEVGKLADIVLWLPAFFGAKPQLVLKSGFPAYGVTGDPNAATDTCEPLVLGPQFGSYGATAADLSVAFVAQAAVDQGNDGMPTRRRRVAVRGTRGIGPADLRLNSRIGDVGVDARSGLVTLDGDPLQSEPADSVSLNRLYFL; encoded by the coding sequence AGAAGCCGGGGGACGAGTTCCTCGCCGGGTTCGGCAAGACCGCCCGCGACGGGCTGCATCTGAAGGCTGCGGCCGTACGGGAGACGTGCGACGTCGTCATCAGCAATGTGCTGGTCATCGATGCGGCGGTCGGGATCCGCAAGGTCTCGATCGGGATCAGGGAAGGGCGGATCGCGTCCATCGGGCGGGCCGGGAACCCGGACACCCTGGACGGGGTCGACGTCGTGGTCGGCACCGGGACGACCATCGTGTCGGGCGAAGGGATGATCGCGACGGCGGGTGCGGTGGATGCCCATGTGCATCTGCTCTCCCCGCGCATCATGGAGGCCTCGCTCTCCTCCGGCGTGACGACGATCATCGGGCAGGAGTTCGGCCCGGTGTGGGGTGTGGGGGTCAACTCGCCCTGGGCGCTGCGCCACGCCTTCAACGCCTTCGACGCCTGGCCGGTCAACATCGGCTTCCTGGCGCGGGGGTCCTCGTCGGACCCGGCCCCGCTGGTGGAGGCCCTCGCCGAGGGCGGCGCCTCCGGGTTCAAGGTCCACGAGGACATGGGCGCGCACACGCGGGCGCTGGATACAGCGCTGCGGGTGGCCGAGGAGCATGACGTCCAAGTCGCCCTGCACAGCGATGGGTTGAACGAATGCCTTTCGGTCGAGGACACTCTCGCCGTACTGGAGGGGCGGACCATCCACGCCTTCCACATCGAGGGGTGCGGGGGCGGGCACGTACCTAATGTGCTGAAGATGGCGGGCGTGGCGAATGTGATCGGGTCGTCGACCAATCCGACGCTTCCATTCGGGCGGGACGCGGTCGCCGAGCACTACGGGATGATCGTCTCCGTCCACGACCTGAAGACCGACCTGCCGGGCGACGCTGCGATGGCCCGCGACCGTATCCGCGCCGGGACGATGGGTGCGGAGGACGTGCTGCACGACCTCGGCGCCATCGGGATCACGTCGTCGGACGCGCAGGGGATGGGGCGCGCGGGCGAGACCGTACGCCGGACCTTCGCGATGGCCGGGAAGATGAAGGCCGAGCTCGGCCCGATGGAGGGCGACGGCCCCGACGACGACAACGCGCGCGTGCTCCGCTACATGGCGAAGCTGACCATCAACCCCGCGATCGCGCACGGGCTTTCGCACGAGATCGGGTCGATCGAGGTCGGCAAGCTCGCCGACATCGTGCTGTGGCTGCCCGCCTTCTTCGGCGCGAAGCCGCAGCTGGTGCTGAAGTCGGGCTTCCCCGCGTACGGGGTGACGGGCGACCCGAACGCGGCGACCGACACGTGCGAACCACTGGTCCTGGGGCCGCAGTTCGGCTCGTACGGGGCGACGGCGGCTGACTTGTCCGTGGCTTTCGTCGCGCAGGCCGCCGTCGACCAGGGCAACGACGGGATGCCGACCCGGCGGCGGCGGGTCGCGGTGCGCGGCACGCGCGGGATCGGCCCGGCGGACCTGCGCCTCAACTCGCGTATCGGCGACGTCGGGGTGGACGCCCGCAGCGGCCTGGTGACGCTCGACGGCGACCCGCTGCAGTCCGAACCGGCCGACTCGGTCTCTCTCAACAGGCTTTATTTCCTTTAG
- a CDS encoding TetR/AcrR family transcriptional regulator, whose translation MTQSSPDPAPRRRNSAAPPRETVLAAAMAAIAEHGLDKLTMAGLGRTVGMSSGHLLYYFRSKDELLLQTLEWSEEQLGMERRSALARQVPVRARLDAFVDLYVPSGPRDPHWSLWLELWNRAHDVGDDARGRLLDIELSWHRDLVALLVEGASRGELRAVDADRFAVRIRALLDGFSTHVAMGLPGSDRAQVLAHVGEFLDESLL comes from the coding sequence ATGACCCAGAGCAGCCCGGACCCCGCCCCCCGCCGCCGCAACTCCGCCGCCCCGCCCCGCGAGACCGTCCTCGCCGCCGCCATGGCCGCCATCGCCGAGCACGGCCTCGACAAGCTCACCATGGCCGGGCTCGGGCGGACCGTCGGGATGAGCAGCGGGCATCTCCTCTACTACTTCCGCTCCAAGGACGAGCTCCTCCTCCAGACCCTCGAATGGAGCGAGGAACAGCTCGGCATGGAGCGCCGGTCCGCCCTCGCCCGCCAGGTCCCCGTCCGCGCCCGCCTCGACGCCTTCGTCGATCTCTACGTACCGTCAGGCCCCCGCGACCCCCACTGGTCCCTCTGGCTGGAGCTCTGGAACCGCGCCCACGACGTCGGCGACGACGCCCGCGGCCGGCTCCTCGACATCGAACTCTCCTGGCACCGCGACCTCGTCGCCCTCCTCGTCGAGGGCGCGTCGCGCGGCGAGCTGCGCGCCGTCGACGCCGATCGGTTCGCGGTTCGCATCCGTGCACTCCTCGACGGATTCTCGACGCACGTCGCGATGGGGCTCCCGGGCTCGGACCGGGCCCAAGTCCTCGCCCACGTCGGCGAATTCCTCGACGAGTCGCTTCTCTGA